From the Archangium lipolyticum genome, one window contains:
- a CDS encoding PepSY-associated TM helix domain-containing protein codes for MSRTFRNILFWLHLVSGVIAGVVIAIMSFTGAAIAFKPQILAWAESEVRRVQPPTPDAPRLPVDELVARVRAARPEAQPSGVTVYPEPGSTVMVSLGRTGVAYVNPYSGEVLPAGDGGWRGFFHVMEEWHRWLGAKGDNTPVGKAITGACNAAFLFLAISGLYLWWPRKWTWRTVRPSLWFRRDVRGKARDWNWHNVIGFWSLPVLVILTASGMVISYRWASNLIFTLAGEKPPAAQGPAAPPSVTVPEPPAGAKPLGFDALLARAQQQVPAHESVTLRLGGGGGGGRPPGPQGAQGAQGAQGPRGEQGPQRGGGPGGNEARAKGPQPVTFAIREQGAWPLFASAQLVFDPFTGEVLRREGFADYTPGRQMRTWMRFLHTGEALGWGGQLLAAIASLGGVLLVWTGFSLSWRRFFPRRKPAASSTGAEPSGSAESEVVG; via the coding sequence ATGAGTCGAACCTTCCGCAACATCCTCTTCTGGTTGCACCTCGTGTCGGGCGTCATCGCTGGCGTCGTGATCGCGATCATGTCCTTCACGGGAGCGGCGATCGCCTTCAAGCCGCAGATCCTCGCCTGGGCCGAGAGCGAGGTGCGTCGGGTGCAACCGCCCACGCCGGACGCGCCCCGCCTGCCGGTGGACGAGCTGGTGGCCCGGGTGCGCGCCGCCCGGCCGGAGGCACAGCCCTCGGGGGTGACGGTGTATCCGGAGCCGGGCTCGACCGTGATGGTGAGCCTCGGACGTACGGGCGTGGCCTACGTGAATCCCTACTCCGGGGAGGTGCTCCCCGCGGGCGACGGAGGCTGGCGCGGGTTCTTCCATGTGATGGAGGAGTGGCACCGGTGGCTCGGTGCCAAGGGTGACAACACCCCCGTGGGTAAGGCCATCACCGGGGCGTGCAACGCCGCCTTCCTGTTCCTGGCCATCTCGGGCCTCTATCTGTGGTGGCCCCGCAAGTGGACGTGGCGGACGGTCCGGCCCTCGCTGTGGTTCAGGCGCGATGTCCGGGGCAAGGCGCGCGACTGGAACTGGCACAACGTGATCGGCTTCTGGTCCCTGCCCGTCCTCGTCATCCTGACGGCCTCGGGCATGGTCATCTCCTACCGCTGGGCCTCGAATCTCATCTTCACGCTCGCGGGGGAGAAGCCCCCGGCCGCCCAGGGCCCGGCCGCTCCGCCCTCGGTCACGGTGCCGGAGCCGCCCGCCGGCGCGAAGCCGCTCGGCTTCGATGCCCTCCTGGCCAGGGCCCAGCAGCAGGTGCCGGCCCATGAGAGCGTGACGTTGCGCCTCGGCGGTGGTGGCGGTGGTGGCCGGCCCCCGGGGCCTCAGGGGGCGCAGGGTGCCCAGGGCGCGCAAGGGCCTCGGGGAGAGCAGGGCCCGCAGCGGGGCGGTGGCCCCGGTGGGAACGAGGCGCGCGCCAAGGGTCCGCAGCCGGTCACCTTCGCCATCCGTGAGCAGGGCGCCTGGCCGCTCTTCGCCTCGGCGCAGCTCGTGTTCGATCCCTTCACCGGCGAGGTGCTGCGCCGGGAGGGCTTCGCGGACTACACCCCTGGCCGTCAGATGCGCACGTGGATGCGCTTCCTGCACACCGGCGAGGCCCTCGGCTGGGGCGGCCAGCTCCTCGCGGCCATCGCCTCGCTGGGCGGAGTGCTGCTCGTCTGGACGGGCTTCTCGCTGTCCTGGAGACGGTTCTTCCCTCGCCGCAAGCCCGCGGCTTCCTCCACGGGAGCCGAGCCGTCGGGTAGTGCGGAGAGCGAGGTCGTCGGATAG
- a CDS encoding energy transducer TonB — MALAGAVEPSEVGSSGLAPSQVEPARRLFRMGETGGGKGWGRWGWAVLVTVLVHTGAAAFVGLSALRAPSEAPARPEEPELVFLAPAPPRAAAGARVARQERVARPARVPAPRPALVPPQPSRLPEVAPAPVEPAPVVEEAVAQPEVSEEASCAEVGLSGVGGVVAGIVGGALDGVEGSVLGATGGTALDVKQVSRRPEVLKQVTPQYPRRARSEGIEGVVLVRIIIGTDGLVEEEHTRVIRSVPELDAAAISAVNRWRFTPALGRQGRPVRVVIDVPLQFSLK; from the coding sequence ATGGCGTTGGCGGGTGCGGTCGAACCCTCCGAGGTCGGATCATCCGGGCTCGCGCCGTCCCAGGTGGAGCCCGCCAGAAGGCTGTTCCGCATGGGGGAGACGGGTGGTGGGAAGGGGTGGGGAAGGTGGGGCTGGGCGGTCCTGGTCACCGTACTGGTGCACACCGGGGCGGCGGCCTTCGTGGGGCTGTCGGCCCTGCGCGCTCCTTCCGAGGCGCCCGCGCGGCCGGAGGAGCCGGAGTTGGTGTTCCTCGCCCCCGCGCCGCCTCGGGCCGCCGCGGGTGCCCGTGTGGCACGGCAGGAGCGGGTGGCGCGTCCGGCGCGCGTGCCCGCCCCGCGTCCGGCCCTCGTGCCTCCCCAGCCCTCGCGTCTTCCCGAGGTGGCCCCCGCTCCCGTGGAGCCGGCGCCCGTGGTGGAGGAGGCGGTGGCGCAGCCCGAGGTCTCGGAGGAGGCCTCCTGTGCGGAGGTGGGCCTGTCGGGTGTCGGGGGCGTCGTCGCGGGAATCGTGGGCGGTGCCCTGGACGGGGTGGAGGGGAGCGTGTTGGGGGCGACGGGAGGGACGGCCCTCGACGTGAAGCAGGTGTCACGCCGTCCCGAGGTGCTGAAGCAGGTGACTCCTCAGTATCCCCGGCGGGCCCGTTCCGAGGGCATCGAGGGGGTGGTGCTGGTGCGGATCATCATCGGCACCGATGGGCTCGTCGAGGAGGAGCACACGCGTGTGATCCGCTCCGTTCCCGAGCTCGACGCGGCGGCCATCTCCGCCGTCAACCGGTGGCGCTTCACCCCGGCGCTCGGTCGCCAGGGCCGGCCGGTGCGGGTCGTCATCGATGTTCCTTTGCAGTTCTCCCTGAAGTGA